From Calothrix sp. PCC 6303, a single genomic window includes:
- the sfsA gene encoding DNA/RNA nuclease SfsA, with protein MLYYYPTLYPGIFVKRYKRFFVDVELASGKIVTAHCPNTGPMTGVSTPGSAVMLSRSDNPKRKLAYTLELIQVHDNSPTWVGVNTMLPNRIIKIALQQYLFPQLGEYSQIKGEVPYGLENKSRIDFLLTGTGIEKPIYLEVKNTTFVNGKLALFPDTETTRGQKHLRELMGLLPHSRAVMLYFINRGDCTEFAPGDITDPVYGSLLRDAIALGVEILPCRFDISCEGINYLGLADYNFMPI; from the coding sequence ATGCTTTATTACTACCCCACACTTTACCCTGGGATTTTCGTAAAACGTTATAAGCGGTTTTTTGTAGATGTGGAACTTGCTTCTGGTAAAATAGTAACTGCACATTGTCCAAACACAGGTCCGATGACTGGGGTTTCGACACCTGGTAGTGCTGTAATGCTTTCTCGCAGTGATAATCCAAAGCGGAAGTTAGCTTACACCTTAGAACTGATTCAAGTGCATGATAACTCACCAACCTGGGTTGGTGTAAATACCATGTTACCAAATCGAATTATCAAAATAGCTTTACAACAGTATTTATTTCCCCAATTAGGTGAATATAGTCAAATTAAAGGTGAAGTTCCCTATGGGTTGGAAAATAAAAGCCGCATCGATTTTCTCTTAACTGGAACTGGAATCGAAAAGCCTATATATTTAGAAGTGAAAAACACCACTTTCGTCAACGGGAAATTGGCTTTATTTCCAGATACCGAAACCACGAGGGGACAAAAACATTTGCGGGAATTGATGGGATTATTGCCCCACAGTCGGGCGGTAATGTTGTACTTTATTAATCGGGGAGACTGTACAGAATTTGCCCCTGGAGATATTACAGACCCAGTATACGGTAGTTTGTTGCGTGATGCGATCGCATTAGGAGTGGAGATACTACCCTGTCGTTTTGATATTTCCTGTGAAGGTATTAATTATCTCGGTTTAGCTGATTATAACTTTATGCCTATTTAG